In Salvelinus namaycush isolate Seneca unplaced genomic scaffold, SaNama_1.0 Scaffold598, whole genome shotgun sequence, one DNA window encodes the following:
- the LOC120041975 gene encoding N-acetylaspartate synthetase-like yields the protein MTNSCLWVAVLEGSVVGVVAACALRGEAGTVELHRMSVDRRCRQRGVGVALGRKVLQFAADRGYLSVVLGTTAYSPAAHQLYQTLGFRCVGVTKGYATPGVSRSVPEQLFYRVSHHHYLMDMTVHKTNTHSQH from the exons ATGACCA ACTCCTGTCTGTGGGTTGCAGTGCTGGAGGGCAGTGTGGTGGGTGTAGTGGCGGCCTGTGCCCTGCGGGGGGAAGCTGGCACTGTGGAGCTGCATCGCATGTCGGTGGACCGGCGCTGTCGGCAACGTGGGGTTGGCGTTGCCCTCGGGCGGAAGGTTCTACAATTTGCAGCGGACCGTGGTTACCTCTCTGTCGTCTTGGGAACCACGGCCTACTCGCCGGCTGCTCACCAGCTATACCAGACTCTGGGGTTCCGATGTGTCGGCGTCACCAAGGGATACGCCACGCCTGGCGTGAGCCGGTCGGTACCGGAACAGCTCTTCTACCGGGTCAGTCATCACCACTACCTGATGGACATGACTGTTCATAAGACTAACACGCACAGCCAGCACTGA